The genomic stretch CTTCTGGTGGTCACCAGATAGCAAATGGCTTGCATTTACAGAGGTGGATTCATCTGATATACCCCTTTTTAGAATCATGCATCAAGGCAAAAGCTCTGTTGGTTCAGATGCACAGGAAGACCATGCTTATCCTTTCGCAGGAACGTCAAATGTCAAGGTTCGTCTTGGAGTGGTTCCTACATCTGGGGGTCCTGTTACTTGGATGGACCTTCTGTGTGGAGGAGAGGACGAAGCAAACATAGATGAAGAGTATCTGGCCCGAGTCAATTGGATGCCTGGAAACATTCTCACTGCTCAGGTTTTGAACAGGTCACATACAAAATTAAAGATCCTTAAGTTCGATATTAAGACAGGCCAAAGAAAGGTTATATTGGTGGAAGAGCAAGACCCATGGGTTAATCTACATGACTGCTTTACACCTCTGGACAAGGAAGTTGAAAGATTATCTGGGGGATTTATTTGGGCTAGTGATAAATCAGGGTTTAGGCATCTTTATCTTCATGACACTGATGGAGCTTGCTTGGGACCTATCACGCAGGGTGACTGGATGGTTGAGCAAATTGCTGGTGTGAATGAGGCTGCAGGGCTTGTATATTTCACTGGAACTGCCGATGGACCTCTGGAATCTAACCTATACTGCACTAGCCTGTTTCCTGATTGGAGCCAACCCTTGCAGGCCCCGCAAAGGTTGACTTGTGGAAAGGGAAGACATGTGGTTGTGCTTGATCATCAGATGCAGAGGTTTGTTGATGTTCATGATTCTCTGAACACTCCACCTAGGGTATTGCTTTGTTCATTGCACGATGGAAGCTTAATAATGCCTCTATATGAGCAGCCATCTACCGTTAGATCCAAAAGGCTTCAACTTCTGCCACCAGAGATTTTCCAGATACCAGCCAATGATGGGACCATATTATATGGGGCGTTATACAAGCCCGATGAAGAAAGATTTGGACCTCCACCATACAAAACATTGATCAGTGTGTACGGTGGGCCAACTGTTCAGCTTGTCTGTGACTCATGGATGAGTACAGTAGACATGAGAGCTCAATATTTGCGTAGCAAGGGTATCTTAGTATGTAAGGTCAGTATTTTCATACATATTCCTCAGAAACGAGTCCAGATTATCTAGATGTATGCTAATGCTGATGCTCAGAAAATGTTCCACTAATGAGTAGTGATTAATTAGTGAAACGCCCTCAACTAGCTTCTGTGCTGCAACACACATATTCTCTCAATGACATACATGGGGGATAACTATTTCTCCATTTACATGGATGATCAGCCATACTTGGTTGCCCCATTCCTTGATGAGAAAAGTTTGCATATTTCTCATTTATTATATATCTTGGGACGTAGTAGCTAGCTTCAATTCTCTTTTAAGTTgacatatttttcttatttcgcATTTATTATAGATCTTGAGACAGTAGCTAGCTTCAAGTCGCCATTAAGTTGACATATTTTTCATTATCTATTTGACATACATCGGGCATCTGATGTTTTCTACTTTCTAGTATCTTTTGGCCTGGTCATGTTTCTCATTGATGATCACGATGAAAGTATTTATGTTATCAGATAGATAGAAAATCCACCCGATATAATTAATTTAAACATTATCTCCTGAGAAAGGATACTTGTTTGACAATGCAAAGGTTCAATTTCGGTTGGATTCTTAATTTCTAACCCTATTTAATTCTGGTTTTACAGTTAGACAACAGAGGAACAGCTAGACGAGGACTGAGGTTTGAGAGTGCCCTCAAGTATAACATCGGCCGTATTGATTCCGAAGATCAGGTCACAGGGGCTGAATGGCTCATACGAGAGGGGCTAGCGGAAGCTGGACGGATTGGGTTATATGGGTGGAGTTACGGAGGGTACCTTTCAGCTATGGCCATGGCTAGGTTTCCAGACACTTTCAGGTGTGCGGTGTCAGGTGCTCCTGTTACAGCTTGGGATGGTTACGATACTTTTTATACTGAGAAGTACATGGGATTGCCTTCTGAGAATCCTTCAGGTTACGAGTATAGCTCAGTGATGCACCATGTGCACAAGATGAGAGGGAGGTTGTTACTTGTTCATGGCATGATAGATGAAAATGTGCATTTCCGACACACGGCAAGGCTTATAAATGCATTTGTAGCAGCTGGAAAACCATATGACCTTCTAATTTTTCCAGATGAGAGACACATGCCACGCCGGTTGAGGGACCGGATTTACATGGAGGAGAGGATCTGGGAGTTTATTGAGAAGAATCTGTGAATCTTTGGTTTATACTTTgcattatttttccttcttatgcACACTCAAATTTATTTACCTCTGCTGCTCTTGTATGTACTATCTATCCACACAAACTAAATGGGTGCTTGTTGGGACTGGGAGGGGGAGCTGGATGTACCTCCTTCCCATCACTATCTTCCTCCTTTTGTTTTatccttcaaagaaaaaaagaaatagaagaaaaattatTGACTTGGTAGATCATTAAGAAAATGGATGGATGGGGAGGTGATGGAGTGATGAACTAATCATTTACCAATTTCTTGACAATACAAAATTGTATactagaaacaagaaaaatgttGTTGGACAAAGCTTCCTTCTACCATGGAGAAGGATTTACCCACAATGTGGTCAACATTATATTCCTCACTTAGTTGAAGGTCCAAAATATTCCACCACCATTAATGTCATTGTCTCATTGTTCCTTCACCATGACTGGATGAAAACCACCCCTATAATGTTATACAAAAATTTGGAAAACTGTATTCATTTCAAAGTTTAGGTTGTTAACCAACATATTGGTTGAAACTTAATTATTGGTACACTTGTCATCCATAGAGGCTCCCTTCCCATGATGATTGGTTTAGTCATCAAATGTGTTTATTAGGTATATTCAATTAAAGTAATGTCaaatagtgaaaaaaaatatataaataataaggGAGAATGAATACTCCCCGGTGATATATGGAGGACAGTGAAATGACGCCTCAATCAATGAGTGTGTGTGCGTGGGCATCAATATAAATGttatcctagatttcacatgGGTGGAATGGTAATTTTGCATGCTCGGTGTCTAGGTGCAGGGGTCACGTGACtaaatagccttttttttttttttttttttttttNNNNNNNNNNNNNNNNNNNNTTtttaatatatgtatatataaaaatatagaaCAAATGTAGCCTAGATATATGTAACATGTTTTAGATGTGGTTGCTTGTAACTGATACCAACATAGACACATACCACTATACCAGGCATGCCAAACCAAAGTGATACATTGATGGAGAAATATTTGCACCATGTAACACGCTAAAATACGCCCCTCATCTACTTCATCTCTAAGTATTTGCTCTAGGAATACTTACGTTACCAATATATGTACAACCAGGTCAACCCCATATACAATGGCTAACTATGGCAACATCCATGTCAAGATGCATTGGCGCCAAGGAGGATGATGTATATCAAGGTAGCTCTTAAACCTTTTCCACTTTTTTAAACAGTGACATTAATCTATTTAAAATTTCATATTAATATATTTAAATCATCACgactctcttcctttctttttttcctataatgCCAATAACAGCAAGGTCTATGCCAAGAAGAAATTCATAAAATCTTTGTTCAAATATATGGTGAAGCCTacttgtaggggtgtcaatacctAAATCCAATCAGTAAAATCGTTCAAGATGGATgtgattgaacccaaatcaaatcgaaccatATATTTATTGGGCTGGTTTCGATTTGACATATTGTAACCCCCTTATCAACCCGAACTGTACCAAAAACCGATTGGACCCGAAACCAATTCAAAACTGGATTGAAACCGAATCAAATGggtaaaaaaccaaaaataacccaaaattcattaaaaaaatcaaaatttgcatagttttgtgtAGAAAATCAGACTCAAACAAGTcaaaaaaatcgaaaccaacccgattacaaatcgaTATAAGAAACAAagtaaaaccaaaactgaaattctttattggtttggttttgattttatcatTCCCACACCAAAATCAATTCAACCCAGACCAAAATCAGGCCAAACCaaaccgttgacacccctacctgctTGTATATAATCAagaccatggttctaaaaatgGGAACCGAATCAACTGGATTGACATATTTGTATAGGTCTTAGAGGGGCGATACCGATTTTTGACTAATCGTGGGTTAGGAATTGCCATCAGATCAAGGgtaaattttttgttgtttttttaattaaaaaaacatgggtaaaagtaggggtgtcaatcggtcgggcctggcggtgtgaaatccttgcaccgtgaacgcctgtttacttaaacgggcctagATTTGGAGGGCATGGTACAATTCGTAATTGGGCCGGTTGATgtcaggctttaatcgggctaccttaaacgggccttaaacggactatggacctatttaattctaaacgggctctaaacgtgCCTACCATAATATCATTTTTTAAAGGGATTAAACTATTAGCTTTAAAACTACTAGAAGATAATATTCACAATTTCGGAACCAATggaatcatgtctttaacaattgaacaattgataacaattgaatgtcTCATTTAGCAAGGTccaaggtatatatatatatacatatatatccaagggaatcatgtcATTAAAATTTAATCTAAGTTGCAAGACTTACACtctttttaacaattgaatgtcccatttagaatGTGGATATTTTAGTCCTATATATTCTTTACTCATATTTTATAGTATTAATGATAAAATAGATATTTAGGCATTTTTTTAGGGGGTCGAGCCAATCGGGCTAAATGAGTCAGTTCTAGTGGGCTTCAAAAGTGTGTCGGGTCGGTCAGGTGCCTAATGAGCTAATGGcctgcaccgtgaacgcccgtttaataaatgggtcGAATTGAAACCCAACACGTTTATTGTATGAGCTGATTCAGATGATTTGACATATTGTAACCCCCTTATCAACCCGAACTGTACCAAAAACCGATTGGACCCGAAACCAATTCAAAACTGGATTGAAACCGAATCAAATGggtaaaaaaccaaaaataacccaaaattcattaaaaaaatcaaaatttgcatagttttgtgtAGAAAATCAGACTCaaacaaatcaaaaaaatcgaaaccaacccgattacaaatcgaTATAAGAAACAAagtaaaaccaaaactgaaattctttattggtttggttttgattttatcatTCCCACACCAAAATCAATTCAACCCAGACCAAAATCAGGCCAAACCaaaccgttgacacccctacctgctTGTATATAATCAagaccatggttctaaaaatgGGAACCGAATCAACTGGATTGAAATATTTGTATAGGTCTTAGAGGGGCCGATACCGATTTTTGACTAATCGTGGGTTAGGAATTGCCATCAGATCAAGGgtaaattttttgttgtttttttaattaaaaaaacatgggtaaaagtaggggtgtcaatcggtcgggcctggcggtgtgaaatccttgcaccgtgaacacctgtttacttaaacgggcctagATTTGGAGGGCATGGTACAATTCGTAATTGGGCCGGTTGATgtcaggctttaatcgggctaccttaaacgggccttaaacggactatggacctatttaattctaaacgggctctaaacgtgCCTACCATAATATCATTTTTTAAAGGGATTAAACTATTAGCTTTAAAACTACTAAAATATAATATTCACAATTTCGGAACCAATggaatcatgtctttaacaattgaacaattgataacaattgaatgtcccatttagcaAGGTccaaggtatatatatatatatatatatacatatatatccaagggaatcatgtcATTAAAATTTAATCTAAGTTGCAAGACTTACACtctttttaacaattgaatgtcccatttagaatGTGGATATTTTAGTCCTATATATTCTTTACTCATATTTTATAGTATTAGTGATAAAATAGATATTTAGGCATTTTTTTAGGGGGTCGAGCCAATCGGGCTAAATGAGTCAGTTCTAGTGGGCTTCAAAAGTGTGTCGGGTCGGTCAGGTGCCTAATGGGCTAATGGcctgcaccgtgaacgcccgtttaataaatgggtcGAATTGAAACCCAACACGTTTATTGTATGAGCTGATTCAGGTCAGGTCTTAAGGGAGTTGGGCTcggtcgggcctaccggtgtgggctcagggttgacacccctaggtaaaAGTGTGCGACCCAGATCTATATGGTCGACCGGGTCCGGGTTCGGATCCGGATGCAATCAATATCGGATCTCATGAAAGAGTGGAAATGGAATGACCTTTTTAGGCTCCAACGGTCACAGATAAAGAGGAGGAGGATGGGGCCCACCTCCCTTCCCAAAAAAAGAGGCCACGAAGATGCCTGGAACTCTGGAAATAGGACGGAACCAATTGGGAAGCTctccctctgtctctctctctctctctaacttttgACTGTTTCAAGCCACTCACGTGTACGGTCGGCTATATTGGGACGGCATTTGACAGAGGACTTCGGAGTCACGGACCTCTCTGTTCGAGAGAACATTCGGTTTTGATAACTTTAatttgaaggaaaaataaataaatataattaaCCACGTCAGATGTGGGACCTACATTGTGAAGTGGGGATTCGAGGAAAGTAGGTTTTTAAGGTTTGACACGAtgttaattttatttgtttaggtGTCAACGGAGAGACGAAACACTCACGTGTCATAACCAATTGCAGACTGACACGTTATGCTGAATTTTTAACGGTTATTTATCTTTATTATGTCATCCATCCTCCATGCTCCGAGTTacaatcgtctgcaatttcgatctcgtataattccgtGCAATATCACCTTTAGGCGATGACatatgtattgataccaatacaatggtccagatctggtacaactaataaaatattaaatcagtgaagaggcatttaaatcagatctagatcattgtattggtatcaatacacgtgtcaccccctgaaggtagtatttcacggaattgtacgagatcggaattgcagacgatttttttctccATGCTCCATGCTCAATTGGATTAGTTAATTAATTTTTCTCCACGGTTTCAcccaccacaaaaaaaaaaaaaaataaataaataaataagaggaaaaatattttctacCTGAGAGTGCAGTCCGTGCACCACTGCATGCTCGATAAGAGTATTTATGAAAGAATCTataaggatgaaatttttatgtTTCATAAGGAGTAGGTTAGTTATTTAGTAATGGTCTATGTCTGGGCCATGCTCTTCAGACCAATTTTGAAAACTCAATATTGAGAATAGTATCGATTAAGGATGATACAAATCTAGATCAACCAGGATAAATAGAAATACCcctattttcaattaaaaattattttcttgactattttacccttcattcGGATAGCTCCACCAATACAGTATTGGCCAAGAATCAAGATTGATCAAGGTTGATTTTGATCCTCTGGCCAATCCTAACCAACTCGATCAAATTCCTCAAACTATACCTTGAACAAGAtccttttttcttaaaataaaatagaagaaaagagcGTTCGCTGATCGCATGGCCCTTGCATCAGCACTAGGTCGAATGAGGGGTGAACATGGGTTGCAAACAACATCgatcgatatcattggaatcaaCATTGATCGATATATATGTTCACATTGATTCCCACCAATTTCTATCAATTTTTGCCTGATCCAAATCGAAAATTGACATTAAttgattcgatttcgatttccATTTCCATCTCTTAAAGGGCCAAGGTTGTAAAGAGTAGAATTGGACTTAAATCAATTGCAGACACAATAGATTTGGTGGGAAAGGTCGAATCCATTACAACCGATTTGATTGATTCGATTCAGATTTTGTATTCTATTTAGAATTTTCAAACTATGGTCGACCCTCCAGGGAAAGCAAGGATATAGGTATTGGTCTTGATGGACATATCGATCATTATGAATATTAATATGGTATTTATACAAAATCAGTTTATATCGACTAGTATTGATTtgaattgaaagaaaattaaaattaaaaaaacaatcaCTTTTCGCCCGATACTTCCGATTTATGTTATAGGTATTGGTGTTGATGGATATATCAATcattatcaatatcaatatggtATCTGTACAAAATCAGGCTATATCGACTCGTATTGATGTGAAtcgaaagaaaataaaaaataaaaaaaatcacttttctACCGATACTTCCGATTTATGTCATGATTTCATGTTTTAAAACATTAATTTCACTTTAGTTAGTTCTTAACATGTTATTTTTCAGACTTAAATCTCATGATGTATGATGTGATGTTAGACTTTGATACCAAATGCTAGGTATTTCATAGTTGACTGAAAAACACATGAAAAGACACCATTTAACATAATCTATACTAGAGGAACCTAATTTAGAGCCCACACTCAAATACTAATCCCattaacttaatttttttttatgaacttAGATTTGATTCCATGTATCATGAATAATTAGCTCatctttaaaataatataatataaccCATCAAAGTCAGATGGCCCCACCCACATGCCCATTGTCCAATACTCCAATGCCCACACCTCTCTGTCTCTTGCTTTGATAATTTTTAGGTAAACTATAGCATTGATTgtaccttacaaaaaaaaaaacaaaaacacaatggTAATGATCTAGTAACCCTATTATGAATGATTATAAGGATGATTAAAGTAGAGCTTGGGATGAAGCTTCCTTGCAAGAGATTAAGGGCTTCAGTAGCTAAACAAATCAAAGCTGGAAACGTAGCTCGTGGGATGCATTATTAAATGGGAAAATGATGCACATAATATCTATATTGTATGATTTTTTTACACTCTTCCTCTTAAGAATTTAGTTTATGGTATTAACATTGGTATTGGTCactattgatattgatattgatatggatTGATCGATAATATCATTCTGGATTATTCGATTGTACCCTCAAAGATTCGAATACTTTCTTTTAACTCTGTTACGCTTCTTGATTTTTGTACCAATCAGCCGATCCTAGACCGATTCCTAGATGCATGGTTCCTCCTCTTAATGGTTTTTAAAACACAATGATCTAGATCAATCTAGCTAATTTTGATCCAATCTCAGATCAAATTGGTCAAAAGTGGTCTAATTAACTTGATTGAaattggaggaaaaaaaaactttaaaccctaatttCCATACAAGATCAATTCGATCTAAATCAACCCCAGTCAATTCCAATTCAGATTGGTCCAAATCAGGCAATCCAATCCGATTTTCCGATTTTCCGATTTTCCAAAATCTGCTTCTCCTTGATACGCTTTAAAAATTTTATCCCCTCCATGATCACATGGCTCCTTTGCATATCAATTATGAGGCACCCTTTCTTATGCGTGCATCCATTGACTACATGAAAGTTCTCTCCGACACTGGATTGGGTGCAATGAGTATCCCATAATTGAGAACACTTTGAGGTGTGCGTTCAGATATTCACAACCATAAGATGCTCACTACACCCCATCTAACGTTGAAGAGAATCCAATACACATGAGAGATACCAATACACATGTGTGGCTTGTAGATACCTcacttaaatttaaaaaaaaaaaaaaaaccctatgaGCTAAGACTTTCAACCTCCCAATCTCTAGATCCCACTAATATGATAAATGATAAAGATCGATAATTTATATTCACATTTTTCTTTGACAGATTTATATTCTCTCttgtaccaaaaataaataaaaatctcaccgACCCAATGCTCGCCTTGGTGCTTGGCACTACTCCCTTAGAGAGTACTCCAGGACTTGGTCAGTAGATCAAATTTCCTTACAACATTTGAAGAAACACCTCTATTAGCCCCTTCTATGCTCTTTTCAACTTTAAGAGTGTCCTCACTAAACCTCACAATGGCATTGGATATGCCATTTTTTCTACTCTTTTAGGCTTTCCAAGAAGTGTGTGGTCATCCTCTTGAGCTCTCATCCTAACCCCTCAGTGGGTACGTTCTATGGGTACTTTGTA from Macadamia integrifolia cultivar HAES 741 chromosome 14, SCU_Mint_v3, whole genome shotgun sequence encodes the following:
- the LOC122061840 gene encoding dipeptidyl aminopeptidase 4; this translates as MQTQYEFEQKKKKLRRARSLSSDMPVTDSTIQQTTDDCFLFPVEEIVQYPLPGYVAPSSITFSPDDSLITYLFSPDNTLNRKVYAFDLETCKQELVFSPPDGGLDESNISPEERLRRERLRERGLGVTRYEWVKSTSMKKTVMVPLPTGIYFQDLSCHKPELKLSSGSCSPTIDPHISPDGSKLAFVRDEELQVLNLLYGEPKQLTFGSKGNALTHGLAEYIAQEEMDRKNGFWWSPDSKWLAFTEVDSSDIPLFRIMHQGKSSVGSDAQEDHAYPFAGTSNVKVRLGVVPTSGGPVTWMDLLCGGEDEANIDEEYLARVNWMPGNILTAQVLNRSHTKLKILKFDIKTGQRKVILVEEQDPWVNLHDCFTPLDKEVERLSGGFIWASDKSGFRHLYLHDTDGACLGPITQGDWMVEQIAGVNEAAGLVYFTGTADGPLESNLYCTSLFPDWSQPLQAPQRLTCGKGRHVVVLDHQMQRFVDVHDSLNTPPRVLLCSLHDGSLIMPLYEQPSTVRSKRLQLLPPEIFQIPANDGTILYGALYKPDEERFGPPPYKTLISVYGGPTVQLVCDSWMSTVDMRAQYLRSKGILVCKLDNRGTARRGLRFESALKYNIGRIDSEDQVTGAEWLIREGLAEAGRIGLYGWSYGGYLSAMAMARFPDTFRCAVSGAPVTAWDGYDTFYTEKYMGLPSENPSGYEYSSVMHHVHKMRGRLLLVHGMIDENVHFRHTARLINAFVAAGKPYDLLIFPDERHMPRRLRDRIYMEERIWEFIEKNL